In one window of Pseudobacteroides sp. DNA:
- a CDS encoding ABC transporter substrate-binding protein, which yields MRISKLKFLTLFIIILTLLAANTGCGKSEDKGDNTNSNSSNTSSQKEKSDNMPSSDSDEESGFDIIKLPSSANPLGVDTIAVAEELGLFKEQKIKIERVGIVPWAQLIPSLISGKLDFASGHINRVAAAVAAGAKVKAVAANTLTTKEKPHMTFVVKEESPIKTPNDILGKKVAIMAYGGCNEYTPYEYLKKNGLSDPKGKFEIVTVPAGKEEETLRKGNVEIAGTHDDPANLLGRGGVRILFTDYDIWGDVGGQAPYFAAESYLQKKADLVKRFVTVIGKVNKWINENQQKAIEIHAKKYEVDAAKVRVNYFVSDAVIKEDTVKLWIDILNGYKDLKSQISPRDIYTNEFNLNFNK from the coding sequence ATGAGAATTTCCAAATTGAAATTTTTAACTTTATTTATAATTATATTAACTTTATTGGCAGCTAACACAGGCTGTGGCAAATCTGAAGACAAAGGGGATAACACAAACAGCAATTCATCAAATACTTCTTCACAAAAAGAAAAAAGCGATAATATGCCTTCTTCTGACAGTGATGAAGAATCAGGCTTTGACATTATAAAACTTCCAAGCTCTGCAAATCCACTTGGTGTGGATACCATCGCTGTAGCAGAAGAGCTGGGACTTTTCAAGGAACAAAAGATTAAAATCGAAAGGGTTGGTATTGTTCCATGGGCACAGCTTATTCCTTCGCTTATCTCAGGTAAGCTTGACTTTGCAAGCGGTCATATAAACCGTGTCGCAGCTGCTGTTGCTGCAGGTGCAAAAGTTAAAGCAGTTGCTGCAAATACTTTAACAACAAAGGAAAAGCCCCATATGACTTTTGTTGTTAAGGAAGAAAGCCCTATAAAAACACCAAATGACATTTTAGGTAAGAAAGTTGCAATAATGGCCTATGGAGGATGTAATGAATATACTCCATATGAATACCTGAAAAAGAATGGTCTCAGTGACCCTAAAGGTAAATTTGAAATTGTAACTGTACCTGCTGGAAAAGAAGAAGAAACCTTAAGAAAAGGTAATGTAGAAATTGCCGGAACACATGACGATCCTGCCAACCTATTGGGCCGCGGCGGTGTAAGGATACTCTTTACCGATTATGACATATGGGGTGATGTCGGAGGTCAAGCACCTTATTTTGCAGCCGAATCATACCTTCAAAAAAAAGCTGATCTCGTAAAACGTTTTGTAACAGTAATCGGAAAGGTAAACAAGTGGATTAATGAAAACCAGCAGAAAGCCATAGAGATACATGCAAAAAAATATGAAGTTGATGCTGCAAAGGTAAGAGTTAATTATTTTGTATCTGATGCAGTCATAAAGGAAGATACAGTTAAACTCTGGATAGATATTTTAAACGGCTACAAAGATTTAAAAAGCCAGATATCACCTCGCGATATATATACCAATGAGTTTAACCTAAATTTTAACAAGTAA
- a CDS encoding sulfite exporter TauE/SafE family protein, translating into MSSKVIDDKEIKKTKNIQHKKAYKLTAISTLILICVYLILKHFLNIDVVIVLRDLFMLEYLPKLESDMGVIVLFIFGLLTSFHCIGMCGGIAISQTVGKPWVEDGKQKKLLVIPSILYNLGRVISYTIVGGIVGGVGQLFSFGGVLKGIVPIIGGIFMVIMGINLLGVLPFLRRVNLRMPLFFARKVQKGKKYGPLYVGLLSGLMPCGPLQMVQLYALGTRNIWLGAISMLIFSIGTVPTLFVFGAINILINKKFSNFILKVSAALIVVLGVVMLGRGLALSGISISLPHVMNSSSESSTAIVQGDIQTVTTHIDYGSYPVIMIQKGIKVRWNLKADEDKLNDCNNAIVIPKLNIDRKLEAGDNIIEFFPHETGDILYTCWMGMIKSRIIIVDKIDENVVHN; encoded by the coding sequence ATGTCTAGCAAGGTTATCGATGATAAGGAAATAAAAAAAACTAAAAACATTCAGCATAAAAAAGCATATAAATTGACTGCTATAAGTACGTTAATTCTAATATGTGTTTATTTAATATTAAAACACTTTTTAAATATTGATGTGGTAATAGTATTAAGAGACCTTTTCATGCTTGAATATTTACCAAAACTAGAAAGCGATATGGGAGTGATTGTTCTTTTTATTTTTGGGTTATTAACATCTTTCCATTGTATTGGGATGTGCGGAGGAATAGCTATTTCTCAGACTGTTGGAAAACCGTGGGTCGAAGATGGAAAGCAAAAGAAGTTATTGGTTATCCCTTCAATTTTATATAATTTGGGTAGAGTGATTTCTTATACTATTGTAGGAGGCATTGTAGGGGGGGTTGGCCAGCTATTTAGCTTTGGGGGAGTGTTAAAAGGAATTGTACCAATAATTGGCGGGATATTCATGGTTATAATGGGAATAAATCTGTTGGGAGTACTTCCATTTCTTAGAAGGGTTAATTTGAGGATGCCACTTTTTTTTGCAAGAAAAGTTCAAAAGGGTAAAAAATATGGCCCTTTATATGTAGGACTTTTAAGTGGACTAATGCCATGTGGTCCTCTGCAGATGGTGCAACTATATGCATTAGGTACCAGGAATATATGGTTAGGTGCTATTTCAATGTTGATATTCTCAATTGGCACAGTGCCTACTCTTTTTGTTTTTGGAGCTATAAACATATTAATAAATAAAAAATTCTCAAATTTTATATTGAAAGTAAGTGCTGCTTTAATTGTAGTTCTAGGCGTAGTAATGTTGGGTAGAGGTCTTGCACTTTCAGGTATTTCAATTAGTCTGCCCCATGTGATGAATTCTAGTTCTGAAAGCAGTACTGCAATAGTCCAAGGTGATATTCAGACGGTAACAACACATATAGATTATGGAAGTTACCCGGTAATCATGATCCAAAAGGGGATAAAGGTAAGATGGAACCTTAAAGCAGACGAAGATAAACTAAATGATTGCAATAATGCAATTGTGATTCCAAAGCTTAATATTGATAGGAAGCTTGAAGCAGGAGATAATATTATAGAATTTTTCCCCCATGAAACTGGAGATATTTTATATACTTGCTGGATGGGAATGATAAAGAGCAGGATAATTATAGTAGATAAGATAGATGAAAATGTTGTACATAATTAA
- a CDS encoding heavy metal translocating P-type ATPase, translating into MSERISIKVYGMTCVLCSYTIESSLERVNGIKNVSVNYAAEKAQLDFDKDVISLDDILKRIEKLGFAVEESNKSHEKTGDKADVERRKLLWLIISAAVLSFPLIIAMLLGGMASCSEYFDPDDQSRLSDLIKSIGLNTWYFHDWRLQLALATPVQFIIGFRFYRNSFYALKAKKASMDLLVAIGTTATYLFSVYISLYDNESYFYGMKKIYFEASSIIITLVLLGKYLESVARGRTGRAIRKLIELKPKSAKVIRNGKEEDIPVEEVKVGDILVVRPGEKIPVDGVILDGYSTVNESMLTGESLSVEKKPGDIVFGASINQFGSLTFKAQKVGSETMLSGIIKLVEDAQGSKAPIQKIADKVCGYFVPVVLMVSVLTFFIWYFYIFHSSFYVIDIPIIYAVSVLVVSCPCALGLATPTAIMAGMGIGAKKGILIKNGEVLERVCKVDTVVLDKTGTLTTGKPDIADIITLDDDTFNSKELLYYAAVSEKKSEHPLGKAIYELGKRDFDAELNDPEMFHAIPGKGVYSIIGGKEVYIGTYSLMKEKNIPITAIEGIISERNRDGSTVVLVSISGKIKGAITFKDKIRDEARQTVSLLTKMGIEVYMLTGDNRYAAQAVASELGIKNVIAEVLPHNKADEIKRLQSLGKKVAMVGDGINDAPALATSDVGFAIGSGTDVAIETGDIVLLKGDLTNVPIAINLSKKTLGKIKQNLFWAFIYNLIGIPFAATGNLNPVLAAAAMAFSSISVLINSLSLKKIKTGY; encoded by the coding sequence ATGAGTGAAAGAATTTCTATAAAAGTTTATGGAATGACATGTGTTTTATGTTCATATACCATTGAATCCTCTTTGGAAAGGGTAAACGGTATCAAAAATGTTTCGGTGAACTATGCTGCCGAAAAGGCACAGCTGGACTTTGACAAGGATGTTATATCTTTGGATGACATTCTAAAAAGGATTGAGAAGCTAGGTTTTGCAGTAGAGGAGTCCAACAAATCTCACGAGAAAACTGGTGATAAGGCAGATGTTGAGAGGAGAAAGCTTTTATGGCTTATTATTTCAGCAGCAGTATTAAGTTTTCCTCTTATTATTGCAATGCTGTTAGGAGGAATGGCAAGCTGCAGCGAGTATTTTGACCCTGATGATCAAAGTAGGTTAAGTGATTTAATAAAATCCATAGGATTAAATACATGGTATTTTCATGACTGGAGACTGCAGCTTGCACTTGCAACACCTGTACAATTTATTATTGGATTTAGGTTTTATAGAAATTCATTTTATGCACTAAAGGCTAAAAAAGCTTCCATGGACTTGTTGGTTGCAATTGGGACAACTGCTACTTATTTATTCAGCGTTTACATATCTTTATATGATAATGAATCTTATTTTTATGGAATGAAAAAAATATATTTTGAGGCTTCGAGTATTATTATAACATTGGTTTTACTTGGAAAATATCTTGAATCAGTTGCACGAGGCAGGACAGGGAGGGCTATCAGGAAGTTGATTGAGTTAAAACCCAAGTCCGCAAAGGTTATACGCAATGGAAAAGAAGAGGATATTCCTGTTGAGGAAGTTAAAGTAGGGGACATATTAGTTGTCAGGCCCGGTGAAAAGATACCAGTGGATGGAGTAATACTTGATGGCTATTCTACAGTTAATGAATCGATGCTCACGGGTGAAAGTCTTTCTGTTGAGAAAAAGCCTGGAGATATAGTTTTTGGGGCTTCAATAAATCAATTTGGATCCTTGACTTTTAAAGCTCAAAAAGTTGGAAGCGAAACGATGCTGTCTGGGATAATAAAACTTGTTGAAGATGCTCAGGGAAGCAAGGCACCTATTCAAAAAATAGCAGATAAAGTTTGCGGGTATTTTGTACCTGTAGTTCTTATGGTTTCAGTTTTAACTTTCTTTATTTGGTATTTCTATATTTTCCATTCCAGTTTTTATGTTATAGATATTCCAATTATTTATGCAGTTTCGGTACTTGTGGTATCATGTCCTTGTGCTTTAGGGCTTGCAACACCAACGGCTATAATGGCAGGTATGGGTATTGGTGCTAAAAAGGGGATTCTTATTAAAAATGGAGAGGTCCTTGAGAGGGTATGCAAAGTTGATACTGTTGTGCTGGATAAAACAGGGACTCTAACAACTGGAAAGCCTGACATAGCTGATATTATAACGCTGGATGACGATACATTCAACTCGAAAGAATTACTATATTATGCTGCAGTATCAGAAAAGAAATCTGAGCACCCCCTGGGTAAAGCCATATACGAGTTAGGGAAAAGAGATTTTGATGCTGAATTAAATGATCCCGAAATGTTTCACGCTATTCCCGGAAAAGGAGTTTATTCAATCATTGGCGGGAAGGAAGTGTACATTGGGACATATAGTCTCATGAAAGAAAAGAACATTCCTATAACTGCCATAGAAGGTATTATTTCTGAAAGGAACAGGGATGGCAGCACTGTTGTATTGGTATCCATCAGTGGAAAAATAAAGGGTGCTATTACTTTTAAAGATAAAATAAGGGATGAGGCAAGACAAACGGTTTCACTACTTACAAAAATGGGAATAGAAGTATATATGCTAACGGGTGATAACAGATATGCTGCTCAGGCTGTAGCAAGCGAGTTAGGCATTAAAAATGTTATAGCTGAAGTGCTTCCGCATAATAAGGCAGATGAGATAAAGCGGCTCCAATCTCTAGGGAAAAAAGTTGCCATGGTAGGTGACGGTATAAATGATGCTCCTGCTTTGGCAACAAGTGATGTGGGTTTTGCCATAGGGAGCGGGACAGACGTCGCAATTGAAACGGGGGATATTGTTCTATTAAAAGGTGATTTGACAAATGTACCTATTGCGATAAATTTATCTAAAAAGACACTTGGGAAGATAAAACAGAATTTGTTTTGGGCGTTTATTTATAACCTGATAGGTATACCATTTGCGGCTACAGGAAATCTTAATCCTGTGTTAGCTGCAGCAGCTATGGCATTTAGTTCAATTTCGGTGCTTATAAATTCTTTAAGTCTTAAGAAAATTAAAACAGGTTATTGA
- a CDS encoding nitrogenase component 1 → MTKILDQPRYVCALGAMQTVQGIHRGVPVLHAGPGCAQKLAGGIAGSNGDSGYISPQIYPCSNVSEKEIVFGGEDRLKETIENALKVVDGDIFVVLSGCTTEIVGDDIAKVVREFENSEKPVIFVETAGFKGNNLEGHEWVINAIIDQYLSKKTYGNKVKGLVNIWGPVPSYDPFWVGNIRELELLVRELGLTPNTIFGEFRGIENIDRVPVAEFNLLVSPWVGLKNVKLLEERFGTPYLHYPTLPIGAYETSKFLRTVGEYAGVDGDKIKKIIDVREKEYYYYIERTSDVFLENRTMSRRYSTVTNAADALAISKFLTNDFGLVPDKQYITDSTPEEYREEVKNCFKEYKYGIEAPVIFSNDGYEIHTDIRNNEYFGPPLIIGSIFEKKLTEELGGNFLAVSVPIKERLILSSSYVGYHGGLKLLEDIYTYVFKQFN, encoded by the coding sequence ATGACAAAGATTTTAGATCAACCTAGATATGTTTGTGCGTTAGGTGCCATGCAAACAGTGCAAGGCATACATAGGGGAGTTCCGGTTTTGCATGCAGGTCCCGGCTGTGCTCAAAAGCTTGCCGGAGGTATTGCAGGCAGTAATGGTGATTCTGGGTATATTTCGCCCCAGATTTATCCTTGCTCAAATGTTTCGGAAAAAGAAATAGTATTTGGCGGAGAAGATCGTCTTAAAGAAACAATAGAAAACGCTTTGAAAGTAGTTGATGGAGATATTTTTGTGGTTTTATCCGGCTGCACCACCGAGATAGTGGGAGATGACATAGCAAAGGTTGTAAGGGAATTTGAGAACAGCGAAAAGCCTGTAATTTTTGTAGAGACAGCCGGATTTAAAGGCAATAACCTTGAAGGTCATGAGTGGGTAATTAATGCAATTATCGATCAGTATCTTTCAAAAAAGACTTATGGAAATAAAGTTAAAGGCCTTGTGAATATATGGGGACCAGTTCCATCATATGATCCATTTTGGGTTGGAAACATAAGAGAGCTTGAATTGCTTGTAAGAGAGCTTGGACTTACACCTAACACAATCTTTGGAGAGTTTAGGGGAATTGAGAATATTGACAGGGTACCCGTCGCAGAATTTAATCTTTTGGTTTCTCCATGGGTTGGGCTAAAAAACGTAAAATTGCTGGAAGAAAGGTTTGGAACCCCCTACCTGCACTATCCTACGCTTCCTATAGGTGCGTATGAAACCAGCAAGTTTTTAAGAACAGTAGGAGAGTATGCAGGAGTAGATGGAGACAAAATCAAAAAAATCATTGATGTCCGCGAAAAGGAGTACTACTACTATATTGAAAGAACATCAGATGTGTTTTTGGAAAACAGAACCATGTCAAGGCGTTATTCAACTGTAACCAATGCAGCTGATGCCCTTGCAATATCCAAGTTTCTTACAAATGACTTCGGTCTGGTACCTGACAAACAGTACATAACCGACTCAACTCCGGAAGAATACAGGGAAGAGGTTAAAAATTGCTTTAAGGAATATAAATATGGAATTGAAGCCCCTGTTATATTTTCCAATGATGGGTATGAAATACATACCGACATCAGAAACAATGAGTATTTTGGGCCCCCGCTTATAATAGGAAGTATTTTTGAGAAGAAGCTTACAGAGGAGCTTGGCGGGAATTTTCTTGCAGTATCGGTACCAATCAAGGAACGTTTGATTTTAAGCAGTTCTTATGTTGGCTATCATGGAGGTCTTAAGCTCCTTGAAGATATTTATACATATGTATTTAAACAGTTTAATTAG
- a CDS encoding nitrogenase component 1, whose translation MGLLEDKVVPGREERIKASMAYGGSACGLVKADKICLRNQERTFAQAGLCQLLPTLGMLASLPDTAIIVHGAIGCASTGFGANIGSRLRHVQMGRTAIKDTIWISTNLSESEVVHGGEQRLEDTIYETYEELKPKSIVVLQTCAPSIIGDDLHSVIDRVREKLDIPILASTCEGFKTKIWATGYDVAFHAIVHGYIENDKEGRPPRKEGRKEGEKPLVNIINLASVGLTDENEIKRILNSIGIEVNIGPNFASREDIRRMTQADLTVSICPTHDDYFVDYLNKEYGIPFVLRDMPIGLENTKNWLLDIASKVGLQKEAEKFIEEETKKTLKAVEKYTPYLKGKKVFLSAGEFRALVTGLLIQELGMEVTGLRAYHHDYFGDEFYTKLVKAQDGKDFVVDIANFQPFELMNILQKVKPDLFIGHVSDNLSAAKLGFPAATIFRIFDYYIGYRGFYEFAKKMTRVLKNPAFNKKLSENVTHPYKNQWYEENPFKYIKIVKSEDNDGDIKEIENSFDFASLKGEI comes from the coding sequence ATGGGTTTATTAGAAGATAAAGTTGTCCCTGGTAGGGAAGAACGTATAAAAGCCAGTATGGCTTATGGAGGATCAGCCTGCGGTTTGGTTAAGGCAGATAAGATTTGTCTTAGAAACCAGGAAAGGACATTTGCACAAGCAGGATTATGCCAATTGCTTCCTACATTGGGAATGCTGGCTTCTCTGCCTGATACAGCTATAATTGTACATGGTGCTATTGGTTGTGCTTCAACCGGATTCGGTGCCAATATCGGAAGCAGATTAAGGCATGTGCAAATGGGTAGAACAGCTATCAAAGATACCATTTGGATATCAACAAATCTTTCTGAAAGTGAAGTAGTGCACGGTGGAGAACAAAGATTGGAAGATACTATATACGAAACATATGAGGAGTTAAAGCCTAAGTCTATAGTTGTTCTTCAGACATGTGCCCCATCAATTATAGGTGATGATCTTCACAGTGTAATTGACAGGGTGAGAGAAAAACTTGATATACCTATCCTTGCATCAACATGCGAAGGTTTTAAAACCAAAATTTGGGCAACAGGTTATGACGTAGCATTCCATGCCATCGTTCACGGTTATATTGAAAATGACAAGGAAGGCCGCCCTCCCCGTAAAGAAGGCCGTAAAGAGGGTGAAAAACCTCTTGTAAACATCATAAATCTTGCATCCGTTGGCCTGACAGACGAAAATGAAATCAAAAGAATTCTAAACAGCATAGGTATTGAAGTCAATATCGGTCCAAACTTTGCTTCAAGAGAAGATATCAGAAGAATGACCCAAGCTGATCTTACAGTAAGCATTTGCCCTACCCACGATGATTACTTTGTGGATTACCTAAACAAAGAATACGGAATACCATTTGTTTTAAGGGATATGCCAATCGGTCTTGAAAACACCAAGAACTGGCTTTTAGATATTGCAAGCAAAGTAGGTTTGCAGAAAGAAGCAGAAAAATTCATTGAAGAAGAAACTAAAAAGACACTTAAAGCAGTAGAAAAGTATACTCCATATTTAAAAGGCAAAAAGGTCTTCTTGAGTGCCGGAGAGTTCAGGGCATTAGTTACAGGGCTTCTTATTCAGGAACTGGGTATGGAAGTAACAGGCCTTAGAGCTTATCATCACGATTACTTTGGCGATGAGTTTTATACAAAGCTTGTAAAAGCACAAGATGGTAAGGATTTTGTTGTAGACATCGCAAATTTCCAGCCCTTTGAGCTTATGAATATTTTACAAAAAGTCAAACCCGATCTCTTTATAGGTCATGTATCTGACAATCTTTCTGCAGCAAAGCTTGGTTTCCCTGCAGCAACCATTTTCAGAATCTTTGATTATTATATTGGTTACAGAGGGTTTTATGAATTCGCAAAGAAAATGACCAGGGTTTTAAAGAATCCGGCTTTTAATAAAAAGTTATCTGAAAATGTTACACATCCTTATAAAAACCAATGGTATGAAGAAAATCCTTTTAAATATATTAAAATAGTTAAAAGTGAAGATAATGATGGCGATATTAAGGAAATTGAAAATTCCTTTGATTTTGCATCTTTGAAAGGAGAAATTTAA
- a CDS encoding nitrogenase component 1, with the protein MSVNLKSNESEARENRLGSITGYNGTLRDLNYKAGCGGLSDKGRCFSQASLCNAACALSQLSFIIDAAIVHHAPSGCAVTAMQVSNSKDQLAGKLNLDNSRSCYVCTDMNESDTVFGATENLRDVVRETFIRYKPSAVFIGASCVSGVIGEDLESTAVELEEELGIPVAPVHCEGFRTKIWASGFDAAFHAILTKIVKPPEKRNNIINVINFFGSARKEITRIFAELDAEPLFLISNTSVEQLSKLSESLATVSTCGTLGTYMGNGLMEKYGVPYVKSLQPHGIAGFESWLGSLGKAIGKEVEVENFLKKEKEKYLHRIEEIKNKLKGLRAVIGMGPGFNFNTTRALQELGIEIVFSAAWHFDKQYDDGNAPDAFKYLVDNSPNNYNLSVSDLQNHELINILNTVKPDIFFSRHTGSTVWAMKLGIPALCVFDEYAIFGYKGLLNFAYSIYDVVTNRSYTENLSKRVKLPYTDWWFRQNSDHFLESEETIA; encoded by the coding sequence ATGTCTGTTAACTTAAAAAGCAATGAGAGTGAGGCAAGGGAAAACAGGCTAGGATCCATAACCGGATATAATGGAACTCTTAGGGACCTGAATTATAAGGCAGGTTGTGGAGGGCTATCCGACAAGGGACGATGCTTTAGTCAGGCAAGTCTTTGTAATGCTGCTTGTGCGTTAAGCCAATTAAGCTTTATTATAGATGCCGCAATAGTTCACCATGCCCCTTCAGGATGTGCTGTTACTGCAATGCAGGTCAGTAATTCAAAGGACCAGCTGGCAGGAAAACTGAATCTGGACAATTCCAGGTCCTGTTATGTTTGTACTGACATGAATGAATCGGATACTGTATTTGGGGCTACTGAGAATCTGAGGGATGTTGTAAGGGAAACTTTTATAAGATATAAACCGAGTGCAGTATTCATTGGAGCTTCATGTGTAAGCGGTGTTATTGGAGAGGATTTGGAGAGTACTGCTGTAGAACTTGAAGAAGAATTGGGTATTCCTGTTGCACCGGTTCATTGTGAGGGGTTTCGGACAAAAATTTGGGCATCCGGATTTGATGCTGCATTTCATGCAATACTGACTAAAATTGTTAAGCCCCCTGAGAAAAGGAATAACATCATTAATGTCATAAACTTTTTTGGAAGTGCCAGGAAAGAAATAACAAGAATATTTGCTGAGCTGGATGCGGAGCCTCTTTTCCTTATTTCCAACACTTCTGTTGAGCAGCTATCAAAGTTATCCGAGTCATTGGCAACTGTAAGTACATGCGGTACTTTAGGAACATATATGGGAAATGGCTTAATGGAAAAGTACGGAGTGCCTTATGTGAAGTCGTTGCAACCTCATGGGATAGCAGGTTTTGAGAGCTGGCTCGGAAGCCTTGGAAAGGCAATCGGAAAAGAAGTAGAAGTAGAAAACTTTCTAAAAAAAGAAAAAGAAAAATATCTTCATAGAATTGAAGAGATAAAAAACAAGCTTAAAGGCCTTAGGGCTGTTATAGGAATGGGGCCGGGGTTTAATTTCAATACAACAAGAGCCTTGCAGGAGTTGGGCATAGAAATTGTTTTTTCAGCTGCATGGCACTTTGATAAGCAGTATGATGATGGCAATGCACCCGATGCATTTAAGTACCTGGTAGATAACTCGCCCAATAACTATAATTTGTCTGTAAGTGACCTGCAGAACCATGAACTCATTAATATCTTAAATACCGTAAAGCCGGATATTTTCTTCTCCAGGCATACAGGTTCTACAGTATGGGCAATGAAACTAGGAATCCCTGCGTTATGTGTATTTGATGAATATGCAATATTCGGATATAAAGGACTTTTAAATTTTGCATATTCCATATATGATGTTGTGACCAACAGGAGCTATACTGAAAATCTGTCAAAACGTGTAAAGCTGCCATATACCGATTGGTGGTTCAGACAGAATAGTGACCATTTCTTGGAAAGTGAGGAAACCATAGCATGA
- a CDS encoding ABC transporter permease, with product MHIKTFQLLKNVLIKSIAIIGFMALWEIMPRIGLVDKMYLPPFSEVITAFGKLVISGDLFIHIASSLKRSMSGLLLAVAIGVPLGIFVGWFKWVEKLLDPLLQIFRNTSTLALFPVFILFFGLGEISKLAIIFWGTLWATLLNTINGVKNVDPLLVKSARSMSASNFFIFSKIVLPAATPSIITGFRLSASTSILILVAAEMLGSNSGLGFLIFYSEQKYDIAEMYSGILTISILGILINYLIVAFEKRLLVWKEGG from the coding sequence ATGCATATCAAAACATTTCAATTACTTAAAAATGTATTAATTAAATCAATTGCAATAATAGGGTTTATGGCTCTCTGGGAGATAATGCCGCGTATTGGCCTGGTAGATAAAATGTATTTACCTCCCTTTAGTGAGGTAATAACGGCTTTTGGCAAGCTGGTTATTTCAGGCGATTTATTTATTCATATCGCCTCAAGCCTTAAAAGATCTATGAGTGGACTCTTACTGGCTGTAGCTATAGGTGTACCATTAGGTATATTCGTCGGATGGTTCAAATGGGTTGAAAAATTACTTGACCCTTTGCTTCAAATATTCAGGAATACATCAACACTTGCACTCTTTCCCGTATTTATATTATTCTTCGGACTTGGCGAAATATCTAAACTGGCAATTATATTTTGGGGTACTTTATGGGCTACACTTTTGAATACTATAAATGGTGTAAAAAATGTTGATCCACTTTTAGTAAAGTCTGCACGTTCAATGAGTGCATCCAACTTCTTTATTTTTAGTAAGATAGTTCTTCCTGCCGCAACTCCTTCTATTATTACCGGATTCAGGCTAAGTGCTTCTACTTCAATACTAATACTGGTAGCAGCTGAAATGCTGGGTTCAAACTCAGGCCTGGGTTTTCTGATATTCTATTCGGAGCAGAAATATGATATAGCAGAAATGTATTCGGGCATTTTAACTATTTCCATTCTAGGTATCCTTATTAACTATCTGATAGTAGCATTTGAAAAACGTCTTTTAGTGTGGAAGGAAGGAGGTTAG
- the nifH gene encoding nitrogenase iron protein, whose product MAKKIKQIAIYGKGGIGKSTTTSNISAALSTAGYKVMQFGCDPKSDSTNTLRGGKYIPTVLDTLREKNVVKAHEVIFEGFNGIYCVEAGGPAPGVGCAGRGIITAVQLFKQQKAFEELDLDYVIYDVLGDVVCGGFAVPVREGIAEHVFTVSSADFMAVYAANNLFKGIQKYSNSGGALLGGVIANSINAPYSKEIIDDFVKQTNTQVVEYVPRSVTVTQSELQGKTTIEAAPDSKQAGVYRSLAQKIADHTDSKVPTPLDIGALREWAAKWADHLLALETGEVRAAASSI is encoded by the coding sequence ATGGCTAAAAAAATTAAGCAAATTGCAATCTATGGAAAAGGTGGAATTGGTAAATCAACTACTACATCAAACATTAGTGCTGCACTATCTACAGCTGGCTACAAGGTAATGCAGTTTGGATGTGACCCTAAAAGTGATTCAACTAATACACTAAGAGGTGGAAAGTATATTCCTACTGTTCTAGATACATTAAGAGAAAAGAATGTTGTTAAGGCACATGAGGTAATATTTGAAGGGTTTAATGGAATTTACTGCGTAGAAGCAGGAGGGCCAGCACCTGGTGTAGGTTGTGCAGGCCGCGGAATTATAACAGCAGTTCAGCTTTTTAAGCAGCAGAAGGCTTTTGAGGAGCTTGATTTGGATTATGTTATCTATGATGTATTGGGTGATGTTGTATGCGGTGGTTTTGCCGTTCCGGTAAGGGAAGGAATCGCAGAGCATGTATTTACTGTATCTTCAGCTGATTTTATGGCGGTATATGCAGCAAATAACCTTTTCAAAGGGATTCAAAAATACTCCAATTCAGGTGGAGCTTTACTTGGAGGTGTTATTGCCAATTCTATAAATGCACCATATTCAAAGGAAATAATTGATGACTTTGTTAAACAAACAAATACACAGGTTGTTGAATATGTTCCAAGATCAGTTACAGTAACTCAGAGTGAGCTCCAGGGAAAAACCACAATTGAAGCAGCACCTGATTCAAAACAAGCTGGAGTATATAGAAGCCTTGCTCAGAAAATTGCTGATCATACCGACTCTAAGGTGCCTACTCCTCTGGACATTGGTGCTCTTCGTGAATGGGCAGCAAAATGGGCAGACCACTTGCTAGCTCTGGAAACGGGAGAAGTCAGAGCTGCTGCAAGCAGTATCTAA